The Bosea beijingensis genome contains the following window.
GTCGATGCGATGATGGAGGTCGGCAACCTCACGGCCGATGAGCGCGCGCGCATCGAGGCCCAGATCAGGGTTGCCGCCAGCAACCGCAATCTCGACCAGACGCTGACCGAAGCCTCGGCGCTGCTGTCCGGCCTGTCGCGCGGCGCCGGCGTCGTCGTCACCACCAAGGCCGATGTCCGGCTGAAGCATATCGAGTTCGTCCGGCTCGATCCGGCCCGCGCTCTGGTCGTGCTCGTGTCCGAGGACGGCACGGTCGAGAACCGCCTGCTGGCGCTCCCGGCCGGCTTGCCGGCCTCGGCGCTGAGCGAGGCCGCGAACTTTCTCAACGCCCGTATCCTCGGCAAGACGCTTGCCGAACTGCGCGGCGAGATCGGCGGGCAGCGCGCCCTGATGGAGCGCGAGCTTGATGCGCTGACGGCCCGCCTCGTCGAAAGCGGCATCGCGACCCAGGCCGGCCCCGGCAGCGACCGCCATCTCATCGTGCGCGGCCAGGCCAACCTGCTCGACGATCTCCGCGCGCAGGAGGACCTCGAGCGCATCCGCATGCTCTTCGGCGATCTCGAGACACAGACCGACGTCATCGACCTGCTGACGCGGGCCGAGGATGGCGACGGCGTGCGCATCTTCATCGGCTCGGAGAACAAGCTGTTCTCGATGTCGGGCTCCTCGATGGTCGCCGCGCCCTTCCGCGACGCCGAGCAGCGCATCGTCGGCGTCGTCGGCATCATCGGCCCGACGCGCCTGAACTATGCCCGCATCGTGCCGATGGTCGATTACACCGCCAAGGTCGTCGGCCGCCTTCTGGACGGCAGCCGCTAGGCCGGCCTCAAGGCCCTGAGTTGGCTTTGCCGGCGGAAGCGGCTATCGAGCGGGCAAAGCAACACTTTTCCAGTCTAGGTGCGAGACCCATGTCCGAGCAGCTTCCCGACCGTCTTTCCGTCAATCCGGACAGCCCTTTCTACAATGAAGAGGTGTTGGCCCGCGATATCGGCATCCGCTTCAAGGGCGTCGAGAAGACCAATGTCGAGGAGTACTGCGTCTCCGAAGGCTGGGTGAAGGTCTCCGCCGGCAACGCCAAGGACCGTTTCGGCCGCCCGATGACGATCACGCTCAAGGGCCCGGTCGAGCCTTACATCCGCGGCAAGGTCGAGGGTTGAGCCCCTCCTGTCATTCCGGGGCTTCGCGTAGCGAAGAACCCGGAATCCACGACCGGGCGAGCGGCCAGCCGTTGGATCTCAAATGCCCCACCCAGTCGTGGTTTCCGGGTTCACGCCTGCGGCGTGCCCCGGAATGACAAGGGTGGTTCAAGCCAGGCTCTTGTAGAAGAACGTCGAGCCGCAATCGGCTCCGTCCGGCATCAGCGCATAGCGCGGGATGGTTCCGGCTTCGGTCCAGCCCAGCCGGTTGTAGAGCCGCCGCGCAGCGCCGTGCTCGTCGGTGTCGAGCACGAGGAGGTCGCGGCTCTTCTCACGCGCGATCGTCTCGGCCCGCTGCATCAGCGCCTCGCCGATGCCCTGCCGGCGGGCCCGCGAATGCACCAGCACCTTGGCGATCTCGGCCCGGTGCGGCTGGTTCGATTTGCCGATCAGGTGAAGCTGGGCCGTGCCGACGAGGCCGTCCTCGTTCCGCGCGGCCAGCAGGACGATCTGCCCGCCCGCGACGCCCGTCGCGACATCGCGCCAGAAGCGCTCGTAGTCGGCCGTCGTGTTCCAGTCCATGAAGCCGACCGAAGCACCGCTGGCGACGCTGTCGCGCAGGATTTCGGCCAGTGCCGGAACGGCCGCCTCGGCAGCCTTGGCGTCGAGCGTTTCGATGGCGACGGTGAAAGCGCGCGCATTCATGCGATATGTCCCGGGAAGGCGCCACTTTTCGCAGCGAGGATGACAGCGTAGCGGACGGGCGCGTCGCCCGGATTGCGGTAGACGATCGGGCCGCGCAGATGCATCTGCAGGCAGTCGCCCTCGGCAAGCTCGTGGCGGATACCTTCGACGGTCAGGTCCAGCCTCCCCCGCAGCACCCAGATCTGCTGGTCGAGCACTGGGGCACCGGTCGCGTTGTCGAGCCTGACCTCGGCACCGGCCGGCAACTCCACCTCGACGATCTCGAAGCCCGAGCCCGTCCCGCGCGGCGAGACGTTACGGCGCAGATAGCCGCTCGCCGGATCGCGCCAGACCGGCTGAGTCTTCAGGCGCGCCAGCGGCCCGCTTCCTGCATCCTCCTCCAGCAAGGCCGAGAGCGAGAGGCCGAGCCCGGAGCCGAGCCGGACCAGCAGGGCCGCCGTCGGGCTCGATTCGCCGCGCTCGACGCGCGAGATCATCGCCCGGCTGACGCCGCTGCGCTCGGCAAGCGCGTCGAGCGTCAGCCCCTGGCGCTGGCGGGCCGCCTTGAGGCGCTGCCCGAGCACGCGGTCGATCTCGGTGTCATGTTCAAACTCCATGAATGGAGAATAATTCTCAGATATTGGAATTTGCAAGCTGCATTTGCTATCGGCGTGAACCTCGTCGTCATCCAGGGCTTGACCCGGGATCCATCGGAGGGCTCCGGAGCTCAACGATGGATCCCGGATCTCCACTTCGCTCCGTCCGGGATGACGAAGTGATTCCAGGAAAAACGCCCCTGAGCGGTGCTCAACCGGGTCAACCGCTTGGCGCCAAGCGGCATCACTGCTATGGCGCGCGCATGAGCACCCGTTCCATCGACAATATCCGCAACTTCTCGATCGTTGCCCATATCGACCACGGCAAGTCGACGCTGGCCGACCGTCTGATCCAGCAGACCGGCACCGTCGCCGCCCGCGACATGAGCGACCAGATCCTCGACTCGATGGATATCGAGAAGGAGCGCGGCATCACCATCAAGGCGCAGACGGTGCGGCTCGACTACCGGGCCAAGGACGGCAAGGACTATGTCCTGAACCTGATGGACACCCCCGGCCATGTCGACTTCGCCTATGAGGTCTCGCGCTCGCTCGCGGCCTGCGAGGGTTCGCTCTTGGTCGTCGACGCCTCACAGGGCGTCGAGGCGCAGACGCTTGCCAACGTCTATCAGGCGCTCGACGCCAACCACGAGATCGTCACCGTCCTCAACAAGATCGACCTTCCGGCCGCCGAGCCGGAGCGGATCAAGCAGCAGATCGAGGACGTGATCGGGCTCGATGCCTCCGAAGCCGTGCCGATCTCGGCCAAGACCGGCCTCAATATCGAGGGCGTGCTGGAGGCGATCGTCGAGAAGCTGCCGGCCCCGATGGGCGATCCCGATGCGCCGCTCAAGTGCCTGCTGGTCGACTCATGGTACGACGCCTATCTCGGCGTCGTCGTGCTGGTGCGCGTCATCGACGGTGTGCTTAAGAAGGGCATGACGATCCGGATGATGCGGGCCAATGCCTCCTATGGCGTCGATCGCGTCGGCGTGTTCAAGCCCAAGATGACTGAGGTCAAGCAACTCGGCCCCGGCGAGGTCGGCTTCTTCACCGCCTCGATCAAGGAGGTCGCGGATACGGCCGTCGGCGACACCATCACCGACGAGAAGAAGCCGATCGCGGAACCGCTGCCGGGCTTCAAACCGGTGCAGCCGGTGGTGTTCTGCGGCATCTTCCCGGTCGATGCCGCAGATTTCGAGGTGCTGCGCGCCGCGATGAGCCGGTTGCGCCTGAACGACGCCTCGTTCTCCTATGAAATGGAGACTTCGGCCGCGCTCGGCTTCGGCTTCCGCTGCGGCTTCCTCGGGCTGCTGCATCTGGAGATCATCCAGGAGCGGCTGGAGCGCGAGTTCAACCTCAACCTGATCTCGACCGCGCCTTCGGTGGTCTACCACCTCAAGCTGCGCGACGGCACGACGCTCGAACTGCACAACCCGGCCGATATGCCGGACGTGATGAAGATCGAATTCATCGAGGAGCCCTGGATCAAGGCGACGATCTTCACGCCGGACGAATATCTCGGCTCCGTCCTGAAGCTCTGCCAGGACCGCCGCGGCATCCAGACCGACCTGTCCTATGTCGGCTCGCGCGCCAAGGTCGTCTACGACCTGCCACTGAACGAGGTGGTGTTCGACTTTTACGACCGGCTGAAGTCGATCTCGAAGGGCTATGCCTCCTTCGACTACGCGAT
Protein-coding sequences here:
- the hrcA gene encoding heat-inducible transcriptional repressor HrcA — its product is MSAHTPRPETMSSLVETDQRSREIFRQIVDGYLTTGEPVGSRNIARLLPMALSPATVRNVMTDLEMAGLIYAPHTSAGRLPTERGLRFFVDAMMEVGNLTADERARIEAQIRVAASNRNLDQTLTEASALLSGLSRGAGVVVTTKADVRLKHIEFVRLDPARALVVLVSEDGTVENRLLALPAGLPASALSEAANFLNARILGKTLAELRGEIGGQRALMERELDALTARLVESGIATQAGPGSDRHLIVRGQANLLDDLRAQEDLERIRMLFGDLETQTDVIDLLTRAEDGDGVRIFIGSENKLFSMSGSSMVAAPFRDAEQRIVGVVGIIGPTRLNYARIVPMVDYTAKVVGRLLDGSR
- a CDS encoding DUF3297 family protein — its product is MSEQLPDRLSVNPDSPFYNEEVLARDIGIRFKGVEKTNVEEYCVSEGWVKVSAGNAKDRFGRPMTITLKGPVEPYIRGKVEG
- a CDS encoding GNAT family N-acetyltransferase; this encodes MNARAFTVAIETLDAKAAEAAVPALAEILRDSVASGASVGFMDWNTTADYERFWRDVATGVAGGQIVLLAARNEDGLVGTAQLHLIGKSNQPHRAEIAKVLVHSRARRQGIGEALMQRAETIAREKSRDLLVLDTDEHGAARRLYNRLGWTEAGTIPRYALMPDGADCGSTFFYKSLA
- a CDS encoding helix-turn-helix domain-containing protein, whose amino-acid sequence is MEFEHDTEIDRVLGQRLKAARQRQGLTLDALAERSGVSRAMISRVERGESSPTAALLVRLGSGLGLSLSALLEEDAGSGPLARLKTQPVWRDPASGYLRRNVSPRGTGSGFEIVEVELPAGAEVRLDNATGAPVLDQQIWVLRGRLDLTVEGIRHELAEGDCLQMHLRGPIVYRNPGDAPVRYAVILAAKSGAFPGHIA
- the lepA gene encoding translation elongation factor 4 → MSTRSIDNIRNFSIVAHIDHGKSTLADRLIQQTGTVAARDMSDQILDSMDIEKERGITIKAQTVRLDYRAKDGKDYVLNLMDTPGHVDFAYEVSRSLAACEGSLLVVDASQGVEAQTLANVYQALDANHEIVTVLNKIDLPAAEPERIKQQIEDVIGLDASEAVPISAKTGLNIEGVLEAIVEKLPAPMGDPDAPLKCLLVDSWYDAYLGVVVLVRVIDGVLKKGMTIRMMRANASYGVDRVGVFKPKMTEVKQLGPGEVGFFTASIKEVADTAVGDTITDEKKPIAEPLPGFKPVQPVVFCGIFPVDAADFEVLRAAMSRLRLNDASFSYEMETSAALGFGFRCGFLGLLHLEIIQERLEREFNLNLISTAPSVVYHLKLRDGTTLELHNPADMPDVMKIEFIEEPWIKATIFTPDEYLGSVLKLCQDRRGIQTDLSYVGSRAKVVYDLPLNEVVFDFYDRLKSISKGYASFDYAITDYREGDLVRMSILVNAEPVDALSMLVHRSRADARGRAMCEKLKELIPPHMFQIPVQAAIGGKIIARETIRALRKDVTAKCYGGDATRKRKLLEKQKEGKKKMRQFGKVEIPQEAFIAALKMDD